The sequence ttcagtctggatgggagcaatttccaaacgcctgaaggtaccacattcatctgtacaaacaatagtatgcaagtataaacatcatgggaccacgctgccgtcataccactcaggaaggagatgcgttctgacTCCTAGaggtgaatgtactttggtgcgaaaagtgcaaatcaaatcccagaacaacagcaaaggaccgtgtgaagatgctggaggaaacaggtacaaaagtacctatatccacagtaaaacaagtcctatatcaacataacctgaaaggccactcagcaaggaagaagccactgctccaaaactgccataaaaaagcgagactacggtttgcaactgcacatggggacaaagatcatactttttggagaaatgtgctctggtctgatgaaacaaaaatagaaccggttggccataatgactatagttatgtttggaggaaaaagagggtggcttgcaagccgaagaacatcatcccaaccatgaagcaaaggggtggcagcatcatgttgtgggggtgctttgctgctggagtGGCAAAATGTTGTTGTGGCAAAATgctgttgtggcaaaatggcttaaggaagctgtgccaccagagactctgggttggagcccaggctctgttgcaccCGGCCGCGAcggagcccaggctctgtcacagccggccgcaaccgggaggtccatggggcgacgcacaattggcctagcatcatctgggttagggagggtttggcaggttgggatatccttgtctcatcgtgcactagcgactcctgtggcgggccgggcgcagtgcacgctgaccaggtcgctaggtgtacggtgtttcctccggcacattggtgcggctgacttccgggttggatgcgtgctgtgttaaaaagcagtgcgtcttggttgggttgtgtttcggaggacgcatggctcttgaccttcgtctctcccgagcccgtacgggagttgtagcgatgagacaaaatTTGGATACCACGaagttggggagaaaaaggggctattgttttttaaaataatatatatatttttttaaatggcttaaggacaacaaagtcaaggtattggagtggctatcacagagccctgacctcaatctcattgaaaatttgtgagcagaactgaaaaagcatgtgcgagcaaggagacatACAAACCCGattcagttacactagctctgtcaggaggaatgggccaaaattcacacaacttattgtgggaagcttgtagaaggctacccgaaatgtttgacccaagttaaacaatttaaaggcaatgctaccaaatacaaattgagtgcatgtaaacttctgacacactgggaatgtgatgaaataaataaaagctgaagtaaatcattctctctactattattctgacatttcacattcttaaaataaagtggtgatcctaactgacctaagacagggaatttttactaggattaaatgtcaggaattgtgaaaaactgtgtttaaatgtatttggctaaggtgtatataaacttccgacttcaactgtatatttccaTACTATgcggttggaataatactgtttaattgtgaaaattatgataatgcccttttagtgtaagagctatttgaaaagactgcctgaacgttcagcctgttttggtgggatggcgTTTGGCcaacctggtgacatcaccatgctgtAAATTAGTtaatcagatcaaatgttattggtcacatacacatggttagcagatgttaatgcgagtgtagcgaaatgcttgtgcatctagttcggaccgtgcagtaatatcaagCAAGTAAtctatttcacaacaactaccttatacacacacacaagtgtaaatgaatgaataagaatatgtacatataaatatatggatgagcgatggccgtgcggcataggtaagatgcagtagagtacagtatatacatatgagatgagtaatgtagggtatgtaaacattatataaaatgccattgtttaaagtgactagtgatacatttattacatcctaattttaattattaaagtgactagagatttgagtcagtgtgttggcagcagccactcaatgttagtgatggctgtttaacagtctggccttgagatagaagctgtttctcgggCCCAGCCTTGATgcaccttgccttctggatggtagcggtgtgaacaggcagtggctcgggtagttgttgtccttgatgatctttttgggcttcctgtgacatcgggtggtgtcggTGTCCTGGATAGCATGTAGTTTGCCCCCCAgtgatgctttgtgcagaccgcaccaccctctggagagccttacggttgttgGGGGAGCagatgccgtaccaggcggtgatacaagccCGACAACTGTGCATctttaaaagtttgtgagtgttttcggtgacaagccaaatatattcagcctcctgaggttcaccacgctgtctgtgtgggtggaccatttcagtttgtccgtgatgtgtacgccgaggaattaAAACCTTCGACATTCTCTACGAATAATTGTTTGGCCGAAATGCCTTGATATTGAGGTGAAAACGTCTGCATTGGATCTTTAATCCTCAAAGAGGTGTCTGGTTAATACTTTGTCAGCTGTTTTATTACGTAGTTCCGCCAATCTCCAAGTCAACTGTAGGCTGAGTGAAGCTGTGGAGAGGATGGCACTGACCCTATTCTGCTGTAATGAAGCAGCTTCCGGGCACAGGGCACCAGCAGTAAACATGGCGGAGGAGCTGTTGGAAGCGGTGGAGAGACTTCAGTCTCGGCTCTGCGAGAACTTAGAGCCTCGCAAGGTAATAATCGAAAGGCCCAGAATGAAATGGCAAGGTTGAAGCGGATGACTTGCGCCCACTAAAATGTTTTGAAATATTGTCGCATGGGAGGTAGTTCCGCTAATGTAGGTAGTTGCTGCTTTTTCTAAGAGCACGTCACGATATGTAGCCTAGCCAACTAACTGGGTTTCTTAACCATAGTTCATGTGAAGTTTAACCTAGTCCTCGAGCTACCTGCCTGTCCGCAGAACTGTACTTTATGCCATGGAGTTATTGTAGCTAACGGACATTGCCACTGCTAATAAAGTGCTAATaatgtagccagctagctagtgttaAAGAAACAACCACAAAAAGCGAAAGCGAAGAGCGGGCATGGCTAAAAGGgatccagcttttgtcaaattaacgtcAGATTTgatttttcgtagcaggttatgAGAATTTACGCAGCAGGTTAGAATTGACGTAGTAGGTTAGGCGGATTATGTTGTTTGGGAAAGGGGTTTAGAGTGAGtttaaatgtaaaacatttaaacttttGACGTTAATTTGATAAAAGATGGATTATTTCTAGACATGACCCCACAGCGATTGTATAAACTACACAATCGAGCAACAGCAGCACGGGCCTAGTTATTAGATTGTTGCACTTCACTCAATGGATCAGTCCAAGTTTAAGGACAACAACAATACATTTGGTCGTAGTGCCTTACTGTGATATCGGCTGTGTCTCATTGAACAAAGCAATCCCTGCACACACTTCCATGTCGTGGTGGGTTTTTGTCAGCTGATCAACTTTAGTAAACACAACCACCTCTCCATATATGTGTAGTTAGCCTACCCCCACAACCCCCTTCAAATAGGCCAGGCAAATCCTGATGACTCCATGACTGTGCAATTTAGGCAAAATTGGACTACACAAATATGAATCAAGCAAAGTCTGAAAGTACTACACAGTTTGACAGCCTACAAAGTCAAACTACCCGTAAGCGTACACTTTTACACATACAGCGCACACTTTTACACAGTAGACAAATGTCATCAATACTGTGATTATGTAAATATTGTTATGTGTCTTTATATTTCCATTCATTCAAAACCTTGAATTAACCTGACCCGTTACCTTTCACAAACTATATCCTTCCCTTTGGCATACCTGAATTGTGTGCTCTTTGCTAATGTGCAGAATGTTTGGCTCTTCTCAGAATCAGGCAAGCTAGGTCGATCAGTGAAGAGGATGTAGTAAGCACTCTGTAAATCTTCTGTATTGGTGCTATCTAGCTCCAGAAGACCCTCAAAAGGCTGGGGGAGCTGCCTATGACTGTGGATATCCTTGTGGTAAGATTTTGGAAACGGTGTATGCTCATGTCATGCTTATTCTTTCGTTAGTGCAAAAGTGATCGTATCTCTTTCTTTAGTCTCCAAGACTGCACACATTGATTGCATTGCACCATAGTTCTTCACTCACCGCAGTGTTATTTAGAAGAGGAATCCAAGTACAGGTTCTGGTTTTGCAGCAGGATGATGTGACCCTCTGCTCTACAGGAGTTGATTGTGCTGTCCAATATTGTCACGCAACCTTCAGAGCATGCTCACTTCCTTTTTATGATGGGCAATAGCGCTAATATGGTCTGTTTTATGTGCACTACTAAGTGTACAGGCCTGCTCACTTAACCATTAGAGTGCCTGAATCTATACAAACCACCCACGTTGCTCTCCAAACATGACCCACACGACACCAGTGTCAAAAACATAATGTACTGATAATGAGGACACCCGACTACTATCTATGGCATGCTTATATTTTATTCTCGCCGGTGCAGGAAACTGGAGTAGGAAAAACTGTGAATTCGTTCCGGAAACATGATCTTGCTGGAGATCTTGCGAAGAGCCTTGTGGCCAAGTGGAAGAAACTGGTTCCCACCCCGTCTGCTGAAAGGTACGTTATTACTGAGGGATTGGGGGACTTCTTCTGATTTGTCTTCTTCGTCTTTTTCTCAGCGTATCGTCATCTGAATTCTACTGAAGTGTAGctttgttttttgttcttcctcaCAGACCCGGCAACGCCAAGGACGTACGGACACATGCGCACTCTCACAGCTCTGAGGGAAGGGACGTAAGCCACAAACGTGTCCGGGAACTATCCCCAGAGGAGCCTCCtcatgtagaggaggaggatgaagaggaggagatgatgatAGAAGAGGAAAGAGGCTACCGCACCAACTACTCCCCTTCCCCCCCCCAGCACCACTACAGCCCCCCACAGCTCAGCCACGGTGGTCAAAGAGTGGGATACCAGTCTGAGGGCTACGAGAGCCCCATGGAGGAAGAGTCAGAGCCCGCGCCCAGCCTCCTTCACAAAGAGGTCCGACACACCAAACCACACAAAGAGCCTGGCAGGGAGCATCACGGTTCCCACGGCGACCGGGACGAGGAGAGGCGGCGACGTCATGTCCAGGCGAGCGGTGGTGGCGAAGGGAAGAAGCGCAGCGCGGAGAGGGAACCGCAGCACACTGGCAAGGCCTCCAAGCACAGTCGGCACTCCACCCCACAGGAGAGCAAGAAGGACAAGAGAGGTGGAAGTGATGGTGAGTGTGCTGCCAACTGAGTTGGCTGAGAATTTAGCTGTGACTTCTATGACATTTACAGAGAGGGTGGTTCTCAAATGACAGCCTATTCCATAGATGCCTCTTTCAAGCTTTGAGTCAGTGTTGGGTTGCTGGCTTGTTAATAGATGGTTTTCCAGtcatgtattatttatttaaccatgttggaTAATGAGAACCATTTTCCCATTAACCTGTTCCCTAAAGATGTGGGTTGTCTCTCACCCACTtctctctttaaaaaaaactacATCCCATTAACATCATTCCCTCCTTGTTCTCCTTAATCTCTAGGGAGGTCACGTGATCCTAGGGACTCCCCTGTATTAGTCCAagtgactgaggagcaggcagaaGAGGCATTTGATACCCCCACCATGTCGTTTGAATCCTTCCTCACATATGACGCCCCTACACCCactaagaagaagaagaagcccggcagcagcagcagtcggccctcctcccaccaccacacacctccTCGTCCGCCTGTCCAGCCCTCGCCTGCTGCTCCTTCCTCCTCCAAGGAGTCCAAGCCCAGCAAGGCCAATGGGAGCCGCAGCAAAAGGGCTGATCCAGCCCAGAACCCGACAGCAACGACTCCGGTCCCTGAGAAACGCCGGAAGGTAAGAACAGACCTACATTGACCTTTTCTTCACGCAAGATGCGTATGTTCAATTGGAGAATGTTATATTTTTGGGCTGCGGGACAGTTAAGTCCTTACAATCCACCTTCCTGTAATGTTTTTATTAACCAGGTGCCCTGACCCTgatgttctcattatgagagtCCTTGTTCTCAGGTTCTTGACTGAACTCTTTCTTTTACCTCAGGTGGTCGAGGTTGTGTCCACGCTTCCTGATATCACTCTGCCAGCCATCCAGCCTTTCTACAGACCTCTGCCTTCCATTGATCTCACACCATTGTCTCCTCAGCGGCGTAAAGGTACTTATTGGTTTTTAATGTTGGTTCTTTCGCACTGTGTGGGTGCGTTCTAATGTCCATACAAGTGTACAACTGAGAATGCATTGGTTCATTCTATGTAGTATGCTAGAGTGTAAGTACAGTTTGTGTGTTGGACTTGTCTGCACTTTGGGGACATTTGTACATTTGTGTTTATTCTCTAGGCCTAATAAATTTAGTTGTGATTGTCAGCAATTTTTCATGTTTAACTTTTGGCTTCTTTCCTGCAGGTCCTGTGTCAAATGACGCCGAGGAGGACACCGGCTTCACTGGGAGACGCTTTAACTCTAAAATGACGGTCTACTCGGGTTCAAAGACGTCCTATCTGCCTAAGATGATGAGTCTGTACGAGCAGTGCATCCGGGTGCTTCAAAACAACATTGACTGTGAGTGTTGTCTCCTAGCGACACTGAATGCCATGTAATGGCGTCGTTATCATAATGCTTAGGTTTTTATTTCAGTTTCTGTTACCACATTTGGTTAGTTTAGTCAAGGGTTCATTTTTTGTTAATGTAGTACACCTAACATCTCTCAAAAGAGAGAAGCCAAAGGCATGGATCACTGAACCCATTTTATAATGGGCTGTTGTTCAAACACCACTTAATTGTCTTGTGGATTCTTGTGGCTGCTGGTCCACTTCGATCCACTTTCTCACGGTTTTAAAATAATTTAAACCAAAACTAAGAGCAACACGTGACTTCCTCTTTAACATTACACCCACATTGAACACTGACTGTTAGTGTGACTGTTATGTATTCTAACCACAGTGCTGTCCATGATATATCCACGCTATCATTCTTTATCTGCGAGATACTTAACACCCTGCTGATTGTGTGAGTCTCTGTATAATGAGATGCTTACTGTATGTTTTTTTCCCAGCAATTGATGAGGTGGGAGGTGTGCCATTTGAGATTCTGGAACCAGTACTAGAGCGATGCACCCCAGAACAGCTTTACCGCATTGAGCAGTGCaatcaggtaacacacacacacacaatcaaagtAGCGTCTCACACATGAACGCACAAACCGTCACCCAGTACGAGATGGTCAGTGAGCATGTAGTACACAAGCTGTCATACTCTGCCAAGACACACTGTATACCAGGAACAACCTAGGTGAAGtgtacaaacaaaaaacatgacTCTTAACTGTTAGGCTTTGAACAATGAATGGTGTTTACTCTCCCTACTAAATTGTAAGATATATTTAATGTAAAAACGTGATCAATTTTAACCCTTTTTCTTTTCCCCTCAGTGTTTTATGGAGGACTCTGATGAGCTTTGGCATCGCCACTGCCAGCGGGACTTCAAGCGTGAGACACCCCAGGAGTACGAGTCGTGGCGGGAGATGTACCTGCGGAAGCACGACGAGCGGGAGGAGCGCCTTCGCAAGCTCACCCAGAACATCAGTTCGGCCCATGCCAACAAGCCCAAAGGTTCTTTCCCTACATCCTATCTATGAGCTGAATTCTACTATAGCGTAGTTATTACTAGGAGTTATTGTTATCAATGAAAGTGTACAGAGGGTGTTGATTTTGAGTGAGCatgtgttttatgtgtgtgtatttttccTGGCAGGTCGACAGGTTAAAATGGCATTTGTGAACTCCGTCGCCAAACCTCCGCGTGATGTCCGCCGGCGACAGGAGAAGTTTGGCACCACAAGCACCTCCACTGCCAGCTCCACCGCAGCTGCAGCTCCGatcaagtatgtggacactagtGTGCATATCACTGTCACACACTGCATAGTAGTGCACACTCTTCATGTTGGCACTTCCATGTTTATTTTTTCCTACTTACATTTCCATATACGATGACATGATTGGCTGAGTGGTAACTTTATTTGCTAACACGTAATTCAGACTCTCAAACTTATTCTCAAAGGTCCACTAAATCATATTTTAATCTACAAATTGACCGTTCTGATTCTATGTGAATTGTTGCAATGTCATCATGGGGAACCAAGTTCACGCAGAGGGGTTACGATTCCTAACGTACATTGAATTAAAATGCGAAACTCGCCCTGACGTGTTCTGGACTATCCGACCTTGCAGGATGACACATAGCTTCAGGGATGCCAGAGTAGCCAGAGATATTGTTAAACAgaaagggcaagagagagaagccACAGATTTTTCGTTGTTCAATCTGACAATGGGGTGAGGCTAGAAGAGCATATACAAACATTCTGGAATGAATTTcatgtccccaccaccatcaaaCACTTTGTTATATTGCTACTTACATTTTCATATACGCAGAAATGCTGGGCTGATTGCTAATTTAAGATGATATGTATCAAATTTGATCCAAATATGTTTTGTTTGAGGAATGAACAGTCATAAGATATTAAAAAGGTTCAACACAATGGAGGATGAAATGGAAGAGACATTCTGTCGTGTTCTGGACGTTCCGACCTTGCAGGATGACATTGTGAAAGCTAGGTGGGGAAAATAAAACGAGACAGTTGTTCAATCTGAGGATATAGCAGCTATGCTACATGAGTAAAAAATAGCGCATAGAAActttcttgaaatgttcctcGCATTGCTTACTAGTTTTCTGAGTATTCAAAGATGGCGCATATAATGCCCCCCCAGATTTGAAAAACACTATTAAAactatactgttttttatttaataTTTCTGTACACTGATTGGATTTACCTtcctgtttttatttgattttttagaataaggccagCCTTGTCGTATAGCTCTCACTCGGATGAGCCCAGCCACTCCTCCTCACGACAGTCCCCCTGAGACTTCTCGCTCCTCAGGCCCCAGCGGTGGGGGTGGCCCCAGCGCCAGAGACAACAAACCACAGGTCAAAAGTcagtatcgtgtgtgtgtgtgtgtgtgagaaaataGGTTCAGATATTTCTATTAGACCCAACATGCATGTAAAACAAAACGTGTTGACTTTAATCTCTGAGAGGACATGTCTGCGTGGTTAACTTTTCTGTTTTAAAATGTCACGTCTGTTTGTCTTGCAGAAATCGCCCCCATGATGGCCAAAACTATCAAAGCTTTCAAGAACAGATTCTCCCGCCgatagagctagagagagatgaatgtatGACGTgattgagaggagaggaagagattgTAGGAGCTAAGATCTTTTTAATTCAATGAATTATGGGTAATCTACAAAAATGCCCACCAGacatgtgcacacacatacagtcgtggccaaaagttttgaaaatgaatatacattttcaaagtttgctgcttcagtgtctttagatatttttgtcagatgttactatggaatactgaagtataatttcataagtgtcaaaggcttttattgacaattacatgaagttgatgcaatgagtcaatatttgcagtgttgacccttctttttcaagacctctgcaatctgccctggcatgctgtcaattatcttctgggacacatcctgcctgatggcagcccattcttgcataatcaatgcttggagtttgtcagaatttgtggggttttgtttgtctacCCGCCTCTttaggattgaccacaagttctcaatgggattaataAGGTCTGGGGAGtatcctggccatggacccaaaatatcgatgttttgtccccgggccacttagttatcacttctaccttatggcaaggtgctccatcatgctggaaaaggccttgttcgtcaccaaactgctccttgatggttgggagaagttgctctcagaggatgtgttggtaccattctttttTCATGGCtatgttcttaggcaaaattgtgagtgagcccactcccttggttgAGAAGCATCCCCACACATGactggtctcaggatgctttactgttggcatgacacaggactgatggtagcgctcacattgtcttctccagacaagctttttttcggGATGCCCCAAAAAATcgaaaaggggattcatcagagaaaatgactttgcctcagtcctcagcagtccaatccctgtaccttttgcagaatatcagtctgttcctgatgtttttcctggagagaagtggcttctttgctgcctttcttgacaccaggccatcctccaaaagtgtTCGCCTCACTGCGTGCAGATgaactcacacctgcctgctgccattcctgagcaagctctgtactggtggtgccctgatcctgcagctgaatcaactttaggagacggtcctggctcttgctggactttcttgggcgtcATGAagccttcacaacaattgaagttcttgatgatccgataaatggttgatttaggggCAATCTTACTggtagcaatatccttgcctgtgaagcccattttgtgcaaagcaatgatgacggcacatgtttccttgctggtaaccatggttgacagagcaagaacaatgattccaagcaccaccctccttttgaagctaaggcagcagactttgtgaaaaagaatatttgtgtcattctcaacttttggccacgactgtacacacacacacacacacacagattttctCCATTATTTTAGCGTTTCTTAAATACACACACAATTATGTCCTCCATTTTTAAATGTTCCCAGATAGACCCtggcaaacaaacacacagacaaaatATTTCAAATGCGAAACTAGTAATTTGTTACAAGTTCATAcactacagaggaactctgacacAGACAGAACTATGCTTTATTATGGTACGCATAAGTTAAGACATCAAATGACAGTGCTGTTACATGCAGCATGTTTTTACGTACAATTGAATAGACCCATTTTATTCCAGTGCATCCACACCTTGTTTTCTTACTGTGTTCAGTGTTGAACCACATGTGCATCCCTACTTTTATCTGGTTCACTGTGAGGAATGAAGTGAGTGCGGAAAGAGGAAAACacaaaaagggagagagaggaagtgataggacCCTGCAGCTTCACTcttatgtatttattttcatcTCTGGGACCCCTGGCTCCCCCTGAACCTGGATCCAAATGGATGTGGATGAAATAGTAATTTTAATAGATTTTAATAAATGTTAT comes from Oncorhynchus gorbuscha isolate QuinsamMale2020 ecotype Even-year linkage group LG24, OgorEven_v1.0, whole genome shotgun sequence and encodes:
- the LOC124012197 gene encoding elongin-A-like, whose product is MALTLFCCNEAASGHRAPAVNMAEELLEAVERLQSRLCENLEPRKLQKTLKRLGELPMTVDILVETGVGKTVNSFRKHDLAGDLAKSLVAKWKKLVPTPSAERPGNAKDVRTHAHSHSSEGRDVSHKRVRELSPEEPPHVEEEDEEEEMMIEEERGYRTNYSPSPPQHHYSPPQLSHGGQRVGYQSEGYESPMEEESEPAPSLLHKEVRHTKPHKEPGREHHGSHGDRDEERRRRHVQASGGGEGKKRSAEREPQHTGKASKHSRHSTPQESKKDKRGGSDGRSRDPRDSPVLVQVTEEQAEEAFDTPTMSFESFLTYDAPTPTKKKKKPGSSSSRPSSHHHTPPRPPVQPSPAAPSSSKESKPSKANGSRSKRADPAQNPTATTPVPEKRRKVVEVVSTLPDITLPAIQPFYRPLPSIDLTPLSPQRRKGPVSNDAEEDTGFTGRRFNSKMTVYSGSKTSYLPKMMSLYEQCIRVLQNNIDSIDEVGGVPFEILEPVLERCTPEQLYRIEQCNQCFMEDSDELWHRHCQRDFKRETPQEYESWREMYLRKHDEREERLRKLTQNISSAHANKPKGRQVKMAFVNSVAKPPRDVRRRQEKFGTTSTSTASSTAAAAPIKIRPALSPPETSRSSGPSGGGGPSARDNKPQVKKIAPMMAKTIKAFKNRFSRR